ATAGGCGTTGGCGGGATTGAGCGGATTGTCAGGCGCATACCGGCTGGCCGGGTTGAAGATGTTGTAGTCCCGCTCGTACTTCGGATCGAATCCCATCTCGGCCCAGGCCGACGCGACGCACAACAAGAGAATCGTCACCGTCAGTGCAGCGTCTCGCATAGCCGCCTCCTTTCTGCCATCGCTCCGCTTCCCCTCACCCTCCCCTCTCCCGCAAGGGGAGAGGGGGGATGATGAAGACCCTCACCCTGCCCTCCCCATGGGGAGAGGGATATTTGACTAGCGACGAGCGTCGCATGCGTCCGTGACAAGCGAGGTCATCTTCGCTGACATTTTTTACGCGGAGAATTCTCCTTCGCCCACCGGCACTTACCCGCGCCGGCCGGGGAGTCGGCAGCCACACACTGTGACATCCGAGGTCACTCTCCGAAGAAAGTTGTGCGGTCTCTCTGGTCTCTCTGGTCCCACGCACGAAACAAACGAGATAGACCACGCACGAGAGAGACCAGATCGACCGATTCAGAGGACCAACTTTATGACCCCTCTAGAATGTTCTTGGCTTCCTTCTTGACCGCCCCGCGCAAGGAGTCCGGCCGCACAACCGTGACGCCGCTGCCGAAGCTCAACACCCAGCCGACCAGTTCCCGCGTATCCGCCACCTGCAACGCCATGCGGAGCCGGCCTCCTTTGAGCGGAGTCAGTTTCTGGCTCGGATGCCAGATCCGGTCCTTGGCCCAGGCGGCCGTCGCCTTGTCAAACAGCAGTTCCACATCGATGCGCTTTCCCCGCATGACGGTCAGGGCGTCCTGCACATAGGCGTCCAAATCGAACCCCAGCGGCATTTGATACGGATGGTCCGTCAGAGTGACGGATCGAATGCGCTCGACGGCGAACATCCGTACGTCTTTCCGCAGATGGCAATGGCCGACCAGATACAGCCCGCCCGACGCATACCACAGCCGATACGGATCGACTTCGCGGCGTGTCATGCGGCTCCGAGACGCCGAGTAGTAGCGCATTTGGACCGTGCGGTGCTTGTCGATGGCCTGGGTCAGACGATCGATAGTCTCGCGGTGCCGCTGGTACCGCTTATGCGGACCGATGCCGACGGACAAGATGTCCCGCATCTGGCCGAGATAGTGGTGGCTGCTCGGCGGCAACACGGCTGCGGCCTTGCTCATTGCAGAGTCCAACGCGGACCAGATGTGGGTGCCTTGGAGGGGTTTCAGCAGATGCCGGCTGATCAGCAGCGCCATCAGCTCGGTCGGCGAGAAGGTCAGCGGCAGGTTCCGATAGCCGTCCATGAGGCGCCAGCGGACGCGGCCGTCCGCGCGC
The nucleotide sequence above comes from Nitrospirota bacterium. Encoded proteins:
- a CDS encoding WYL domain-containing protein; the protein is MPRNEQFTRQWLIVHKLAASRAGLTLEELREALLSDYLKHPRTLRRDLEALEAAGVPLLNERADGRVRWRLMDGYRNLPLTFSPTELMALLISRHLLKPLQGTHIWSALDSAMSKAAAVLPPSSHHYLGQMRDILSVGIGPHKRYQRHRETIDRLTQAIDKHRTVQMRYYSASRSRMTRREVDPYRLWYASGGLYLVGHCHLRKDVRMFAVERIRSVTLTDHPYQMPLGFDLDAYVQDALTVMRGKRIDVELLFDKATAAWAKDRIWHPSQKLTPLKGGRLRMALQVADTRELVGWVLSFGSGVTVVRPDSLRGAVKKEAKNILEGS